From Humisphaera borealis, the proteins below share one genomic window:
- a CDS encoding response regulator transcription factor, with amino-acid sequence MTHELVSHGDGTQTFETEIVSTTVAGFVYVIDDDPAIRRLVSTVLTSQGMRVECFESGKAFLSAHSSDLRGCLLLDVDLPEMSGIDIQGELKNRGVHLPVIFLTGVADVDTSVAVMKRGAFDLIQKPFDKARLIAVVQEAISLDAKRAVVRRREMIARGRYDTLNSREREVMAMVVSGMANKQIARQLELSEKTIEVHRSRAMTKMGADSLAELVRLSLDMGMAPVDAQLSKSDA; translated from the coding sequence ATGACACACGAACTCGTTTCCCACGGCGACGGGACCCAGACTTTCGAGACCGAGATTGTTTCGACAACTGTGGCAGGATTTGTCTACGTGATAGACGACGACCCGGCCATCCGCCGACTCGTCAGCACCGTGCTCACCAGCCAGGGCATGCGTGTCGAGTGTTTCGAATCGGGCAAGGCTTTTCTGAGCGCACATTCGTCCGACCTGCGGGGTTGCCTGCTTCTGGACGTCGATCTGCCGGAGATGTCGGGAATTGATATCCAGGGCGAGTTGAAGAATCGTGGCGTGCACCTTCCCGTCATCTTCCTGACGGGTGTCGCCGACGTTGATACCAGCGTCGCGGTCATGAAGCGCGGTGCGTTCGATCTGATTCAAAAGCCCTTCGATAAAGCTCGGCTCATCGCGGTGGTGCAGGAGGCGATCTCGCTCGACGCGAAGCGGGCAGTGGTCCGTCGCCGCGAGATGATTGCCCGCGGCCGCTACGACACCCTCAACAGCCGCGAACGCGAAGTGATGGCGATGGTCGTCTCCGGGATGGCCAACAAGCAGATCGCCCGGCAGCTTGAGTTGAGCGAGAAGACCATCGAAGTGCACCGCTCGCGGGCGATGACCAAGATGGGTGCCGACAGCCTCGCCGAACTAGTGCGGTTATCGCTCGATATGGGGATGGCCCCGGTCGATGCCCAGCTATCCAAATCCGATGCCTGA